A region from the Parasphingopyxis sp. CP4 genome encodes:
- a CDS encoding Rieske (2Fe-2S) protein, which produces MSALATVAEYQRDLGASLERMFENALDWEHLPYVHSHAFASIDLVEERDSGWQARVGTPQGGELLIDLELDREAGIWTTNSYAGDTLVGRIITQATATGANSCRVDIDFQLPDPDGPQREAFSAYYPTLYAMLYDEDEAMMVARSEAVARGPGALAERRNVTRADGSAAEVARYCPHLGLPLDAEPDSDGTITCPWHGYRFDIETGKCVSGASCSWAV; this is translated from the coding sequence ATGTCGGCGCTTGCAACGGTTGCCGAATATCAGCGCGATCTGGGCGCCAGCCTGGAACGGATGTTCGAAAACGCGCTGGACTGGGAGCATCTGCCCTATGTCCATTCCCACGCCTTTGCCTCGATCGATCTGGTCGAGGAGCGGGACAGCGGTTGGCAGGCGCGCGTCGGCACGCCGCAGGGCGGTGAATTGCTGATCGATCTCGAGCTTGATCGCGAAGCGGGCATCTGGACGACCAACAGCTATGCCGGCGATACGCTCGTCGGACGGATCATCACCCAGGCCACGGCGACCGGTGCCAATAGCTGCCGTGTTGATATCGACTTCCAGCTGCCCGATCCCGATGGTCCGCAGCGCGAAGCATTTTCGGCTTATTATCCAACCCTCTACGCGATGCTCTATGATGAAGACGAAGCGATGATGGTTGCCCGTTCCGAGGCTGTGGCTCGCGGACCGGGAGCTTTGGCCGAGCGGCGCAATGTTACGCGCGCCGATGGCAGCGCAGCGGAAGTCGCCCGCTATTGTCCGCATCTTGGGCTACCGCTTGATGCAGAGCCCGATAGCGATGGCACGATTACCTGCCCCTGGCACGGCTATCGCTTC
- a CDS encoding PQQ-dependent sugar dehydrogenase, producing MRTYIASLSVIALAACSAAETVSAQESDAVIAAATETFSVEEVATFNEPWAMAFLPDGRALVTEKSGTMRLWSPDQETVEVSGIPAVDYGGQGGLGDVTLHPDFAENGMVYFSYAEAGDGETRAAVVARGILVVAGDDSASLNDVEVIWRQGPKTGRRGHYGHRILFGPEGYLFIASGDRQELEPAQDTSNNLGTVVRLNADGSVPDDNPFADQGGMTAEIWSYGHRNPLGFAFDTEGQLWDVEHGPAGGDELNRIERSVNYGWPTVSNGEHYDGRPIPDHDTDARFRAPYLSWTPVIAPGGMIFYSGDMFADLTGDLLIAGLSTNAIIHVEIDGETAREAGRFTFDNRIREIEQGPNGTIWILEDGEDGRMIRLTAGG from the coding sequence ATGCGCACCTATATCGCCAGCCTGTCCGTTATTGCTCTTGCCGCCTGCAGCGCAGCCGAAACCGTGTCGGCGCAAGAGAGTGATGCCGTCATCGCAGCCGCAACCGAGACCTTTTCTGTCGAGGAAGTCGCGACCTTTAACGAGCCCTGGGCGATGGCCTTCCTGCCGGATGGCCGGGCGCTGGTGACCGAGAAGAGCGGCACGATGCGCTTGTGGAGCCCCGATCAGGAGACGGTTGAGGTGAGCGGCATTCCGGCCGTCGATTATGGCGGGCAGGGCGGCCTTGGCGATGTGACGCTGCATCCCGACTTTGCCGAAAATGGCATGGTCTATTTCAGCTATGCCGAAGCGGGCGATGGCGAAACACGCGCTGCGGTCGTGGCGCGGGGCATATTGGTGGTGGCCGGCGATGATAGCGCCAGCCTCAACGATGTCGAAGTGATCTGGCGCCAGGGCCCCAAGACCGGGCGGCGCGGCCATTATGGCCATCGCATCCTGTTCGGTCCGGAGGGCTATCTGTTCATTGCATCGGGCGATCGACAGGAGCTGGAGCCGGCCCAGGATACCAGCAATAATCTTGGTACCGTCGTGCGCCTTAATGCTGACGGCAGCGTGCCGGACGATAATCCCTTTGCCGATCAGGGCGGCATGACCGCCGAGATCTGGTCCTATGGCCATCGCAATCCACTCGGTTTTGCATTCGACACTGAGGGCCAGCTTTGGGATGTCGAACATGGCCCGGCTGGCGGCGATGAGCTGAACCGGATCGAACGCAGTGTGAATTATGGCTGGCCAACGGTGTCCAATGGCGAACATTATGACGGCCGGCCGATCCCCGACCATGATACCGATGCCAGGTTCCGTGCACCCTATCTCAGCTGGACTCCGGTGATCGCGCCGGGCGGTATGATTTTCTATTCGGGCGATATGTTTGCCGATCTGACCGGCGATCTGCTGATTGCGGGGCTTTCAACCAACGCGATCATTCATGTCGAAATCGACGGAGAGACTGCGCGTGAAGCCGGTCGCTTCACCTTCGACAATCGCATCCGTGAGATCGAACAGGGCCCTAACGGCACCATCTGGATCCTCGAAGATGGCGAAGATGGCCGGATGATCCGCCTGACGGCCGGCGGCTAA
- the rimP gene encoding ribosome maturation protein RimP, whose translation MADIAALTRLIEPEVEKLGFALVRVKMMNGEDGPILQVMAEREDTRQLVIEECAAISRALSEMLDEQDPIDDAYRLEVSSPGIDRPLTRLTDFDDWAGHEARFNLLEPVMGTKQFKGVLKGREGQAIHAEVPGKDDHIFDFQNIHSAKLVLTDKLIAETAPLSTDGAETITEEEG comes from the coding sequence ATGGCGGACATCGCCGCATTGACACGCCTGATCGAACCCGAAGTCGAAAAGCTCGGCTTTGCGCTCGTGCGCGTGAAGATGATGAACGGCGAGGATGGCCCGATCCTGCAGGTCATGGCGGAGCGCGAAGATACGCGCCAGCTGGTGATCGAAGAATGCGCGGCGATTTCCCGTGCGCTTTCCGAAATGCTCGACGAACAGGACCCGATTGATGACGCCTACCGGCTCGAAGTGTCGTCACCGGGGATTGATCGGCCGCTGACCCGGCTCACCGATTTTGACGATTGGGCCGGCCATGAAGCGCGGTTCAACCTGCTCGAACCGGTGATGGGCACGAAACAGTTCAAAGGCGTCCTGAAGGGACGTGAAGGCCAGGCCATTCACGCCGAAGTCCCCGGCAAGGATGACCATATTTTCGATTTTCAGAATATTCATTCGGCCAAGCTGGTATTGACCGACAAACTCATTGCAGAAACCGCTCCACTCTCTACCGACGGCGCGGAAACGATCACGGAAGAAGAAGGATAA
- the nusA gene encoding transcription termination factor NusA, with amino-acid sequence MASAISANKAELLAIADAVAREKIIDKAIVIEAMEDAIQRAARARYGAENDIRAKIDTETGDLRLWRVVEVVEEVEDHFKQVDLKQGQKLEDGASVGDFIVDPLPPIEFGRIAAQASKQVIFQKVREAERERQYDEFKDRAGEIITGVVKRVEFGHVVVDLGRAEGVIRRDAQIPREIVRVGDRIRSLILKVVRENRGPQIFLSRAHPDFMRKLFAQEVPEIYDGIIEIKAAARDPGSRAKIGVISHDGSIDPVGACVGMKGSRVQAVVQEMHGEKIDIIPWSDDLATFVVNALQPASVSRVVLDEEEERIEVVVPDDQLSLAIGRRGQNVRLASQLTGSAIDIMTEDESNEKRQAEFMQRSDMFQAELDVDETLSQLLVAEGFSELEEVAYVDPAEIAAIEGLDEEIAGELQSRAVEALEKREEAARNRRKELGVEDDLVDMPYLTEAMLVTLGEAGIKTLDDLADLATDELIEKKRVEQRRRDQAAPARAQPKGGVLGEYGFTEEQGNEIIMAARAHWFEDEDEPAAPAEASEEDAAADDDQ; translated from the coding sequence ATGGCCTCTGCCATTTCCGCCAACAAAGCCGAGCTGCTCGCAATTGCGGACGCCGTTGCGCGCGAGAAGATCATCGACAAGGCGATCGTTATCGAGGCGATGGAAGACGCGATCCAGCGCGCTGCCCGGGCTCGCTATGGCGCCGAGAATGATATTCGCGCCAAGATCGATACCGAAACCGGCGATCTGCGCCTGTGGCGGGTTGTCGAGGTGGTCGAGGAAGTCGAAGATCATTTCAAGCAGGTCGATCTGAAGCAGGGCCAGAAGCTAGAGGATGGCGCGAGCGTTGGCGATTTCATCGTCGATCCGCTGCCGCCAATCGAATTTGGCCGGATCGCGGCCCAGGCTTCGAAGCAGGTGATCTTCCAGAAGGTCCGCGAAGCCGAGCGCGAGCGTCAATATGACGAGTTTAAGGACCGTGCGGGTGAAATCATCACCGGCGTCGTCAAGCGGGTTGAATTTGGCCATGTCGTTGTCGATCTCGGCCGCGCAGAAGGCGTTATCCGCCGCGATGCGCAGATCCCGCGCGAAATCGTTCGTGTCGGCGATCGCATCCGTTCGCTGATCCTCAAGGTGGTACGCGAAAATCGCGGGCCGCAAATCTTCCTGTCGCGCGCGCATCCCGATTTCATGCGCAAGCTGTTCGCCCAGGAAGTCCCCGAAATCTATGACGGCATTATCGAGATCAAGGCTGCGGCCCGTGATCCGGGAAGCCGCGCCAAGATCGGCGTGATCAGCCATGACGGCTCGATCGATCCGGTCGGCGCCTGTGTCGGCATGAAGGGTAGCCGCGTCCAGGCGGTCGTTCAGGAAATGCATGGCGAGAAGATCGACATCATTCCCTGGTCAGACGATCTTGCGACCTTTGTCGTCAACGCGCTGCAGCCGGCATCGGTAAGCCGCGTTGTGCTCGACGAAGAAGAAGAGCGGATCGAAGTTGTCGTTCCCGACGATCAGCTGAGCCTGGCAATTGGTCGGCGCGGGCAGAATGTCCGGCTTGCCTCGCAGCTCACTGGATCAGCCATCGACATTATGACCGAGGATGAATCGAACGAGAAGCGCCAGGCAGAATTCATGCAGCGCTCCGACATGTTCCAGGCGGAGCTCGATGTTGACGAAACGCTCTCGCAGCTGCTCGTCGCCGAAGGCTTTAGCGAGCTTGAGGAAGTCGCCTATGTCGATCCGGCCGAAATCGCCGCGATTGAAGGGCTGGACGAAGAGATTGCCGGTGAATTGCAGTCGCGTGCTGTCGAAGCGCTTGAAAAGCGTGAAGAAGCGGCCCGCAACCGCCGCAAGGAGCTGGGTGTCGAAGACGATCTGGTCGACATGCCCTATCTTACCGAAGCCATGCTGGTGACGCTCGGCGAAGCGGGCATCAAGACGCTCGACGATCTTGCTGACCTCGCCACCGATGAGCTGATCGAGAAGAAGCGCGTCGAACAGCGCCGCCGCGATCAGGCCGCACCGGCCCGGGCGCAGCCCAAGGGCGGCGTGCTCGGCGAATATGGCTTCACCGAGGAACAAGGCAACGAGATCATCATGGCCGCGCGTGCCCATTGGTTCGAAGACGAAGACGAACCGGCTGCACCCGCAGAGGCTTCCGAGGAGGACGCAGCTGCGGATGACGACCAATGA
- a CDS encoding DUF448 domain-containing protein → MTTNETADGLKPKQRKPHEPERKCILSGEADASASLIRLALSPDGDILPDVRAKAPGRGAWISPDREALTAALANGKLKGALARAFKTGAFAIPDDLVGRIDAALARNALDRLGLEARSGCLQTGSEKLQNAARSGKVELLMHASDAAEDGRRKLDQAWRVGMDEEGSDRRGLVIPADRTILGEALGRENTVHIAVVDERAAIRVSGALSRWMEFSGSNGTNGPGGRDSLEPND, encoded by the coding sequence ATGACGACCAATGAGACCGCGGACGGCCTGAAGCCGAAGCAGCGCAAGCCGCATGAGCCTGAAAGGAAATGCATCCTTTCGGGCGAGGCGGACGCGAGCGCATCGCTGATCCGGCTGGCGCTCTCTCCTGATGGCGATATCCTGCCCGATGTCCGCGCCAAGGCGCCGGGCCGCGGCGCATGGATTTCTCCGGATCGTGAGGCGCTGACCGCTGCGCTCGCCAATGGCAAGCTCAAGGGCGCCCTCGCCCGGGCATTCAAGACCGGTGCCTTTGCGATACCTGATGATCTTGTCGGACGTATCGACGCTGCTCTGGCTCGCAATGCGCTGGACCGGCTGGGCCTTGAAGCCCGCAGCGGCTGTTTGCAGACCGGCTCGGAAAAACTGCAAAATGCAGCCCGCTCCGGCAAGGTCGAATTGCTGATGCATGCGTCCGATGCGGCCGAGGATGGACGGCGCAAGCTGGATCAGGCCTGGCGGGTCGGAATGGATGAAGAAGGCAGTGACCGGCGGGGGCTGGTTATTCCGGCTGATCGTACCATATTGGGCGAGGCGCTGGGCCGCGAAAATACTGTACATATCGCGGTTGTGGACGAACGGGCTGCAATACGTGTATCAGGCGCACTCTCGCGCTGGATGGAATTTTCTGGATCGAATGGCACGAACGGTCCCGGCGGGCGAGACTCGCTGGAACCGAACGATTAA
- the infB gene encoding translation initiation factor IF-2 — protein sequence MSDDNKKTLGTRTLGVKRTVEGKVQQQFSHGRKNTVVVERKKRRVLTKPGETPAPAPVEEAAEAPAPPPAEPEAPPPPAAKKTSEADETLSRKEKQEKLLREAEEARLSQLEDARRREDDAKKQATQEEAKRAEENRAEESRKAEEAAEEAAAAPVEEEAADPAAPDDPGGPQLDPNKPAPRAFTPVAKPKRAEKKKEDKGKPKRGDKRKERSKLTVNRALRDGDGSPRSRSLAALKRAREKDKEKRAHADDQPQVKKARDVTVPEAITVGELAKRMEERGADLVKSLFKMGMAVTVNQTIDQDTAELLVTEFGHNIQRVSESDVELGMEGDEDKPEDLKPRPPVVTVMGHVDHGKTSVLDALRGSEVVSGEAGGITQHIGAYQVTTKGGQEVTFLDTPGHAAFTEMRARGANVTDIVILVVAADDGIMPQTIEAINHTKAAEVPMIVAINKMDVEGANPQKVRERLLEHEVMVEAMSGDVQDVEISALKGDGLDDLTEKILLQAELLELKANPDRQAEATVVEAKLDKGRGPVATVLVNRGTLRTGDIFVVGAESGKVRAMVNDKGKQVKEAGPSVPVEVLGLSGVPRAGDPLTVVEDEGRAREVAEYRQDVIDRARTTQTPTSVENMFSAMGEKQAIEFPLVIKGDVQGSVEAIISSLEQISTEDIRVRVLHSGVGGITESDVTLAAASGAPIIGFNVRGNAKAREIAKRDGVEMRYYDIIYNLLDEIRAEMAGELGPERIENVVGRADIKEVFPAGKKDKAAGLLVTEGFIRKGLNTRLMRDDVIVSATKIASLRRFKDDVDEVRSGLECGVVLEETNDVKPGDTLEVFEVEEKERTL from the coding sequence ATGAGCGACGATAACAAGAAGACACTTGGCACCCGGACCCTCGGCGTAAAGCGCACCGTTGAGGGCAAGGTCCAGCAGCAGTTCAGCCATGGGCGGAAGAACACCGTCGTGGTTGAACGCAAGAAACGTCGCGTGCTCACCAAGCCGGGCGAAACCCCTGCCCCTGCACCGGTTGAAGAGGCGGCAGAAGCCCCGGCGCCACCGCCGGCAGAGCCTGAAGCACCGCCGCCGCCAGCCGCCAAAAAGACCAGCGAGGCCGACGAAACGCTGAGCCGCAAGGAAAAGCAGGAAAAACTGCTGCGCGAAGCCGAAGAAGCCCGCCTTTCCCAACTCGAAGACGCCCGCCGTCGCGAGGACGACGCCAAGAAACAGGCGACTCAGGAAGAAGCCAAACGCGCCGAAGAAAATCGCGCTGAAGAAAGCCGCAAGGCCGAGGAAGCAGCGGAAGAAGCAGCGGCTGCACCAGTTGAAGAAGAAGCCGCCGATCCTGCTGCGCCGGACGATCCCGGCGGACCGCAACTCGACCCGAACAAACCGGCACCGCGTGCCTTCACGCCGGTAGCCAAGCCGAAACGGGCCGAAAAGAAGAAAGAAGACAAGGGCAAACCGAAGCGCGGCGACAAGCGCAAGGAACGCTCCAAGCTTACCGTCAACCGCGCTTTGCGCGATGGCGATGGCAGCCCGCGATCCCGCTCACTCGCAGCGCTCAAGCGTGCGCGTGAAAAGGACAAGGAAAAACGCGCGCATGCCGATGACCAGCCACAGGTCAAGAAAGCACGTGATGTTACCGTGCCTGAAGCGATCACCGTGGGCGAACTCGCAAAGCGGATGGAAGAACGCGGCGCCGATCTCGTCAAATCACTGTTCAAGATGGGCATGGCCGTTACCGTCAATCAGACGATAGACCAGGACACGGCTGAGCTGCTCGTCACCGAATTTGGCCATAATATTCAGCGTGTTTCTGAGTCCGATGTCGAACTCGGCATGGAAGGCGATGAAGATAAGCCGGAAGATCTGAAGCCGCGGCCGCCGGTCGTTACGGTTATGGGCCATGTCGATCACGGCAAGACCAGTGTGCTTGATGCGCTGCGCGGCAGTGAAGTCGTATCGGGTGAAGCCGGTGGGATAACCCAGCATATCGGCGCCTATCAGGTCACGACCAAGGGCGGTCAGGAAGTCACCTTCCTCGATACGCCGGGCCATGCTGCCTTTACCGAAATGCGCGCCCGCGGCGCCAATGTCACGGATATCGTAATCCTGGTGGTGGCCGCTGATGACGGCATCATGCCGCAGACGATCGAAGCGATAAATCACACCAAGGCCGCCGAAGTCCCGATGATCGTCGCGATCAACAAGATGGACGTCGAAGGCGCCAACCCACAAAAAGTGCGCGAACGTCTGCTCGAGCATGAAGTGATGGTCGAAGCGATGTCCGGCGATGTGCAGGATGTCGAGATCTCTGCGCTCAAGGGCGATGGACTGGACGATCTCACCGAGAAAATCCTGCTTCAAGCCGAACTGCTCGAGCTCAAGGCCAATCCCGATCGCCAGGCAGAAGCCACCGTTGTCGAAGCCAAGCTCGACAAGGGTCGCGGCCCGGTTGCCACCGTCCTCGTCAATCGCGGTACGCTGCGCACCGGCGATATTTTCGTGGTCGGCGCGGAAAGCGGCAAGGTCCGCGCGATGGTCAACGACAAGGGTAAGCAGGTGAAGGAAGCCGGACCATCGGTTCCGGTCGAAGTTCTCGGCCTGTCCGGCGTCCCGCGTGCCGGCGATCCGCTGACCGTGGTGGAAGACGAAGGGCGTGCCCGCGAAGTCGCCGAATATCGGCAGGACGTCATCGATCGTGCGCGCACGACGCAAACACCGACCAGTGTCGAGAATATGTTCTCGGCAATGGGCGAGAAGCAGGCGATCGAATTCCCGCTCGTCATCAAGGGTGATGTACAAGGTTCAGTGGAAGCAATTATCAGTTCGCTCGAGCAGATTTCGACCGAAGATATCCGGGTCCGCGTCCTGCATTCCGGCGTCGGTGGTATCACCGAAAGCGATGTGACGCTGGCCGCTGCATCCGGCGCGCCGATCATCGGTTTTAACGTCCGCGGCAATGCGAAAGCCCGCGAGATCGCCAAGCGCGATGGCGTGGAAATGCGCTACTATGATATCATCTATAATCTGCTCGACGAGATCAGAGCCGAAATGGCTGGCGAACTCGGCCCCGAGCGGATCGAAAATGTCGTGGGTCGCGCGGATATCAAAGAAGTCTTCCCGGCCGGCAAGAAAGACAAGGCCGCTGGCCTGCTGGTTACCGAAGGCTTTATCCGCAAGGGCCTCAACACGCGTCTGATGCGCGACGATGTGATCGTCAGCGCCACGAAGATCGCCTCGCTGCGGCGTTTCAAGGATGATGTCGACGAAGTGCGTTCGGGTCTTGAGTGCGGTGTCGTGCTCGAAGAGACCAATGACGTGAAGCCTGGTGACACACTCGAAGTGTTCGAAGTCGAGGAAAAAGAACGGACATTGTAG
- the rbfA gene encoding 30S ribosome-binding factor RbfA, which translates to MANNSDDTQSVRLLRVGERVRHVLSEVLSRGDVHDDVLATHMVSITEVRMSPDLKHATVFVKPLLGGDEEEVLAALKRNVRYLRGEVSRRVNTKYAAALKFILDESFDEGGKIDTLLRDPKIARDLSEEE; encoded by the coding sequence GTGGCTAATAATTCTGACGATACCCAATCCGTGCGCTTGCTGCGCGTCGGCGAACGCGTGCGTCATGTGCTGTCCGAGGTATTGAGCCGCGGCGATGTGCATGACGACGTGCTGGCAACGCATATGGTCAGCATCACCGAAGTCCGCATGTCACCGGACCTCAAACATGCCACGGTTTTCGTGAAGCCATTGCTCGGTGGCGACGAAGAAGAAGTGCTCGCCGCGCTCAAGCGCAATGTCCGCTATCTGCGCGGCGAAGTATCCCGCCGGGTGAACACAAAATATGCCGCAGCACTGAAATTCATTCTCGACGAAAGCTTCGACGAGGGCGGCAAGATCGATACGCTACTGCGCGACCCCAAAATCGCACGGGACCTGTCCGAAGAGGAATAG
- a CDS encoding enoyl-CoA hydratase, which yields MEFERIRYDQPAEHIARITLNRADKANAQDAKMLYEIDRALTQAAQDDAIRCIMIAAEGKNFSAGHDLKDRETPADHDPVTLWAGFDEPGQAGQMSTEHEMYLGLCWRWRNLPKPTIVQVQGQCIAGGLMLVWPFDIVIASEDAQFSDPVVAFGVNGHEYFTHVWEVGHRKAKEMLFTGASFTAEECRELGMVNHVVARDELDDFTLTMAKRIAKRPMIGLRLAKLACNQSLDAQGQWTAIQAAMGWQQVGHANARINFGRPIDPAGVEAIRSDMQESKGK from the coding sequence ATGGAATTCGAGCGGATACGCTATGATCAACCGGCCGAGCATATCGCCCGGATCACGCTAAATCGTGCGGACAAGGCGAATGCCCAGGACGCGAAGATGCTCTACGAAATCGATCGCGCGCTCACCCAGGCTGCGCAGGATGATGCGATCCGCTGCATCATGATCGCCGCCGAGGGCAAGAATTTCTCCGCTGGCCATGACCTGAAAGACAGGGAAACACCCGCCGATCATGATCCGGTGACGCTTTGGGCCGGGTTCGATGAGCCGGGCCAGGCCGGCCAGATGAGCACCGAGCATGAAATGTATCTTGGCCTGTGCTGGCGCTGGCGAAACCTTCCCAAGCCGACCATCGTCCAGGTACAGGGCCAGTGTATCGCCGGCGGGCTGATGCTGGTCTGGCCATTCGACATTGTGATCGCGAGCGAGGATGCGCAATTCTCCGATCCGGTCGTCGCCTTTGGCGTGAACGGCCATGAATATTTCACCCATGTCTGGGAAGTCGGCCATCGCAAGGCCAAGGAGATGCTGTTCACCGGCGCCAGTTTCACCGCCGAAGAGTGCCGCGAGCTCGGTATGGTCAATCATGTCGTGGCGCGCGACGAACTCGATGATTTCACTCTCACCATGGCCAAGCGCATTGCAAAACGGCCGATGATCGGACTGCGGCTTGCCAAGCTGGCCTGCAACCAGAGCCTCGATGCGCAGGGCCAATGGACGGCGATCCAGGCAGCAATGGGCTGGCAACAGGTCGGCCATGCCAATGCGCGGATCAATTTCGGTCGGCCGATTGACCCGGCCGGTGTCGAGGCGATCCGCTCCGACATGCAGGAATCCAAGGGAAAATAG
- a CDS encoding DUF2239 family protein, which translates to MTENWLATGSRNHIVETLRDLPDVARSSDILVFDDETGQQIDFDLRALEVEPPKRGRPKLGVTSKEVTLLPRHWEWLARQPGGASATLRKLVDTARKAGSSDREKRDAAYHFLSAMAGDYPHFEDAIRALYANDQSRFETLTADWPVAVREHGLNLAWGE; encoded by the coding sequence GTGACCGAGAACTGGCTCGCCACGGGTTCGCGCAACCATATCGTTGAAACCCTGCGGGACCTGCCGGATGTCGCGCGATCATCCGACATTTTGGTGTTCGACGATGAAACCGGTCAGCAAATCGATTTCGATCTGCGAGCGCTGGAGGTTGAGCCACCGAAACGCGGGCGTCCGAAACTTGGTGTCACCTCGAAAGAAGTGACTTTGCTGCCGCGCCATTGGGAATGGCTGGCCCGGCAACCCGGCGGCGCATCGGCAACCTTGCGCAAATTGGTCGACACGGCCCGCAAAGCGGGATCCTCCGATCGGGAAAAACGCGACGCGGCCTATCATTTCCTCAGCGCTATGGCCGGTGACTATCCGCATTTCGAAGATGCGATCCGGGCGCTCTATGCCAATGATCAATCGCGGTTCGAAACGCTAACGGCTGACTGGCCGGTTGCGGTGCGCGAGCACGGATTGAATCTCGCCTGGGGGGAATAG
- a CDS encoding thymidine kinase, with protein sequence MAKLYFYYASMNAGKSSTLLQAAFNYGERGMKVMLWTAALDNRPGFGAISSRIGLHSDAHRYDGSSKIEEAVLAEHRENPLACVLIDEAQFLTKDQVWQCARLADRWNIPVLAYGLRTDFQGELFEGSATLLALADSLVELKAVCDCGRKATMNLRIDEQGRAVKAGEQTEIGGNDRYIALCRRHFMERLDV encoded by the coding sequence ATGGCCAAGCTCTATTTCTACTATGCATCGATGAACGCGGGAAAATCGTCCACCCTGCTCCAGGCTGCGTTCAACTATGGCGAGCGCGGCATGAAGGTGATGCTATGGACGGCGGCGCTCGATAACCGGCCAGGCTTTGGCGCGATCAGCTCGCGCATCGGCCTGCACAGCGATGCGCATCGCTATGACGGATCGAGCAAGATCGAAGAGGCAGTGCTGGCCGAGCATCGCGAAAACCCTCTCGCCTGTGTGTTGATCGACGAGGCGCAGTTCCTGACCAAGGACCAGGTCTGGCAATGTGCGCGGCTCGCCGACCGATGGAACATCCCGGTGCTGGCCTATGGCTTGCGAACCGATTTCCAGGGCGAATTGTTCGAAGGCTCGGCGACATTGCTCGCGCTGGCGGACTCGCTGGTCGAGCTGAAAGCGGTCTGCGATTGCGGGAGGAAAGCGACGATGAACCTGCGGATCGACGAACAAGGCCGGGCGGTCAAAGCCGGCGAGCAGACCGAAATTGGCGGCAATGACCGCTATATCGCACTGTGCCGTAGACACTTTATGGAACGGCTGGACGTTTAG
- a CDS encoding N-acetyltransferase, translated as MADFECHVIGADNASLLNDIAPGVFEAPVREDFLVTCLENSQQFLIVAVGGGQVVGKAISYVFHFPEKPSEIYIEEIDVAKDWRRKGVASALMQSVGAEGKRRGIAEYWLITEKDNKGARALYERTAHNRQKSVWYEFYC; from the coding sequence ATGGCCGATTTTGAATGTCATGTGATTGGCGCGGATAATGCCAGCTTGCTGAACGATATCGCGCCGGGGGTCTTCGAGGCGCCGGTGCGCGAAGATTTCCTCGTCACATGCCTTGAAAATTCCCAGCAATTTCTGATCGTTGCGGTGGGAGGAGGCCAGGTGGTCGGCAAGGCGATTTCCTATGTCTTCCATTTCCCGGAAAAGCCGAGCGAGATCTATATCGAAGAGATCGACGTCGCAAAGGACTGGCGCCGCAAAGGGGTTGCCAGCGCGCTGATGCAGTCGGTTGGTGCGGAGGGAAAGCGCCGCGGGATCGCTGAATATTGGCTGATCACCGAGAAAGACAATAAGGGCGCGCGGGCGCTCTACGAACGCACCGCCCATAACCGCCAGAAAAGCGTCTGGTACGAATTTTATTGTTGA
- a CDS encoding DUF6491 family protein, with amino-acid sequence MKQIVTLALLTGLAAPALAFDHHEAAEGSEAAEPEQTHIPFANRSIRNWRVPERDVLLIEANHGRWYRAEFTNRCPGLRFTETLGFDTGGTSRFDRFSRVITRDGPCFVSSLVAIPDPDEEEEAAEADAAAE; translated from the coding sequence ATGAAACAGATAGTCACCCTCGCGCTTCTCACCGGCCTTGCCGCGCCCGCCCTCGCCTTCGATCATCACGAAGCCGCTGAGGGTAGTGAAGCGGCCGAGCCCGAACAGACCCATATCCCCTTTGCCAATCGATCGATCCGCAACTGGCGCGTGCCGGAACGCGATGTGTTGCTGATCGAAGCCAATCATGGACGCTGGTACCGCGCCGAGTTCACCAATCGCTGCCCAGGCCTGCGCTTTACCGAGACGCTGGGCTTCGACACCGGCGGGACGTCGCGTTTCGATCGGTTCAGCCGCGTGATCACCCGCGACGGACCCTGCTTTGTGAGCAGCCTGGTTGCGATCCCCGATCCGGACGAAGAAGAGGAAGCAGCCGAGGCGGACGCCGCCGCCGAATAA